In Archocentrus centrarchus isolate MPI-CPG fArcCen1 chromosome 1, fArcCen1, whole genome shotgun sequence, the following proteins share a genomic window:
- the ecpas gene encoding proteasome adapter and scaffold protein ECM29 yields MAAQDELNQLERVFLRLGHAETDEQLQDIISKFLPPVLLKLSSVQEGVRKKVMELLVHLNKRIKSRPKIQLPVETLLVQYQDPAAASFVTNFTIIYIKMGYPRLEVIKQCELAPTLLTAMEGKPQPQQDSLMHLLIPTLYHIKYPTDSTKNASLFNLTERPKTVHLLLEFMLDVLLMPYGFVLNESPTRPAPSSSQSASGDGTVGGSSQGLPQPPPGMSVYAAKRVIGEAQWNAEQLEQCKLGIVKFIEAKQVPEVETVVHLVVASSDTRHSVATAADLELKSKQSIIDWNNPLIINKMFKVYLGDVPLKTKGGSVKQELKHEPVSTRVKLKILPHLLRSRLAAECFPANIQVVYDGLFGANTNNKLLSLTLQFVHHICMVCPDTNKPLGLMLLNGLTKLINEYKEDPKLLCVAYSAVGKLSSRMPQLFTKDIALVQQFFESMCKEEPDVRLAIQEALSMMVGAYANLQGALLNLMEALVAAYIGKPEVQVRQVAMKFASTVFAPDHVPSRYLLLLAAGDPREEVSGEAQRVLRTFHTKRSEKEGPKSMPSFPDMVAYVQEKATQRIKTPAKYIVGTSTIPFNPSAFGEIMLYLRMCLAHSAGAMSMSTRLSDMQDDAPAIGRYVHTLLSSDPQPSGSKGSEANPVHVYMDLLQQLLSAVGGIPVMYCLLEVVSVCPEKLAPRFADKIDWIKSLMNTNKEDMRELAAQLYAVVVSTMTGNELQKAVQNLVKITKDNHSPETQHGAILALGYMVGRNMSRKKAATAIDSTENMGQQMNITSQEDDELASMATKTIGSFLDNSSAMLAIAACTALGEIGRNGLLLIPAEGEGLTKLSVVENLLARIPSGKESTKMKERAIVTLGYLPVGDEDFPHQKKLLQGLMDSVEAKQVELQFTVGEAITSAAIGTSSGAARDPWTCTEDHYTPPQNVKNNDVVPWVLNAILTKYITSQNPHVRQAACIWLLSLVKKLNQHKEITSHLKEIQGAFISVLSDPDELSQDVASKGLGLVYEMGGEGDQQELVSTLVETLMTGKRVKHAVSGDTEVFQGEGLGKTPEGHGLSTYKELCSLASDLNQPDLVYKFMNLANHHAMWNSRKGAAFGFHIIAAKAGEQLAPFLPQIIPRLYRYQFDPNLSIRQAMTSIWDALVTDKTLVDKYLKEILQDVISNLTNNTWRVRESSCLALNDLIRGRQADDLIDHLAEMWETLFRVLDDIKESVRKAADLTLKTLSKVCTRMCESTGSGAQKTVAVILPTLLEKGIVSNVAEVRSLSIQTLVKISKTAGARLKPHASRLIPALLEALSTLEPQVLNYLSLRATEQEKSAMDAARLSAAKSSPMMETVNMCLQHLDVAVLGELVPRLCELLKSGVGLGTKGGCASVIVSLTVQCPQDLTPHSGKLMIALLNGIHDRSTVVQKAYAFALGHLVRTAKDSSVEKLLLKLNTWYLEKEEPVYKSSCALTVHAISHYSPDVLKGHAGVALPLAFLGMHQAPGPDEEKGESHDATLWSEVWQENVPGSFGGIRLYMTELIAITQKALQSQSWKMKAQGAAAMATVAKEQTGSLVAPHLGLVLTALMQGLSGRTWAGKEELLKAIGSVVSKCSAELQKPCSGQPTISEVLEVVMKECRKESLVYKMAALRCAGDVLHSSQEDHFTNMAGILFPLIKKSSPESGAASPRSLEEDDDDDKDVKEKALQTEALICAFETLGKSWPTKPETQTRFQMEVCSLMCEKLKLSTWKVQLAVLHSMKAYFQGLLLLEKGNEDLNSLSQILTETCAALTYPLENKSYSSVRTEALSVVDLIVKRTGESEQWDCVSVKSREQLQRSLSTLQSDSRPDLRDKAQELRRHIQSQP; encoded by the exons ATGGCTGCCCAGGATGAACTCA ATCAACTGGAACGTGTGTTCCTTCGCCTGGGCCATGCAGAGACAGATGAACAGCTACAGGACATTATCTCCAAGTTCCTGCCCCCTGTTCTCCTCAAGCTCTCCAGCGTTCAGGAAGGGGTGCGAAAGAAA GTAATGGAGTTGTTGGTCCACCTGAACAAGAGGATAAAAAGCCGACCGAAGATTCAGCTGCCCGTAGAAACTTTGCTGGTGCAGTACCAAGACCCTGCAGCTGCCTCTTTCGTTACG AATTTCACCATCATCTACATTAAAATGGGCTACCCTCGTCTGGAGGTCATAAAACAGTGTGAGCTTGCCCCTACCCTTCTCACTGCCATGGAAGGAAAGCCACAGCCACAGCAAGACAG CCTGATGCACCTACTGATCCCTACTCTTTACCATATAAAGTATCCTACTGACTCCACCAAGAATGCTTCTCTATTTAACCTAACTGAGCGGCCAAAGACAGTGCACCTGCTGCTGGAGTTTATGTTAGATGTTTTGCTGATGCCTTATGG GTTTGTGCTGAATGAATCTCCAACTCGTCctgctccctcctcctcccagAGTGCTTCTGGAGATGGGACAGTGGGTGGAAGTAGTCAGGGTCTCCCACAGCCTCCCCCAGGGATGAGTGTGTATGCTGCCAAGAGGGTGATTGGAGAAGCCCAGTGGAACGCTGAGCAGCTGGAGCAG TGTAAGCTGGGCATAGTGAAGTTCATTGAGGCAAAGCAAGTCCCAGAAGTGGAAACGGTGGTGCACCTGGTGGTGGCGTCAAGCGACACTAGACACAGTGTGGCCACTGCAGCTGATCTGGAGCTGAAGAGCAAACAAAG CATCATTGACTGGAACAATCCTCTAATTATCAACAAGATGTTCAAAGTGTATTTGGGGGATGTTCCTCTTAAAACAAAG GGGGGCAGTGTGAAGCAAGAGTTGAAACATGAGCCAGTAAGCACAAGAGTTAAGCTGAAGATCCTGCCACATCTTCTACGCTCGCGTCTGGCTGCAGAGTGCTTTCCAGCTAATATCCAG GTTGTGTACGATGGTCTGTTTGGGgccaacacaaacaacaaactgcTGTCTCTCACCTTACAGTTTGTCCATCACATCTGCATGGT ATGCCCTGACACTAATAAGCCTTTGGGACTAATGTTGCTTAATGGTCTTACCAAGCTCATCAACGAATACAAGGAG GATCCTAAGTTACTATGTGTTGCTTACTCTGCTGTTGGAAAGCTGTCAAG CCGTATGCCACAGCTCTTCACAAAGGATATTGCGCTTGTGCAGCAGTTCTTTGAGTCCATGTGTAAG GAGGAACCTGATGTCCGTCTTGCCATTCAGGAGGCTTTGTCTATGATGGTTGGAGCTTATGCTAACCTCCAAGGAGCGCTGCTCAACCTAATGGAGGCACTGGTGGCCGCATACATTGGAAAG CCGGAGGTGCAGGTTCGCCAGGTCGCCATGAAGTTTGCCAGCACGGTCTTTGCTCCTGATCATGTGCCATCAAGATACCTACTGCTGCTGGCAGCTGGAGACCC AAGAGAAGAGGTGTCTGGGGAGGCCCAGAGGGTCCTGAGGACATTTCATACCAAGAGATCAGAGAAGGAAGGACCAAAATCTATGCCCTCCTTTCCTGACATGGTGGCTTATGTCCAGGAGAAA gCCACACAGAGAATCAAGACTCCAGCTAAGTACATTGTGGGAACTTCCACAATTCCTTTCAACCCATCTGCATTTGGCGAG ATCATGCTCTACCTGAGGATGTGTTTAGCCCACAGTGCTGGGGCCATGTCCATGTCCACACGCTTGTCAGACATGCAGGATGATGCCCCTGCCATTGGCCGCTATGTCCACACACTGCTTTCTTCTGACCCTCAGCCCTCGGGGTCAAAGGGTTCTGAAGCAAATCCTGTACATGTCTACATGGAtcttctgcagcagctgctttctGCTGTAGGAG GAATCCCTGTTATGTACTGTTTACTGGAAGTTGTGTCTGTATGCCCGGAGAAACTGGCTCCCAGATTTGCTGATAAAATCGACTGGATTAAA AGTCTGATGAACACAAACAAGGAGGACATGAGGGAACTGGCAGCTCAACTGTATGCTGTTGTGGTTTCCACTATGACTGGCAACGAGTTGCAGAAGGCCGTGCAGAACCTCGTCAAAATCACCAAAGACAACCAT AGCCCTGAAACTCAGCATGGTGCCATCTTGGCTCTTGGCTATATGGTGGGAAGGAACATGAGCAGGAAGAAAGCTGCCACAGCTATTGATTCTACAGAAAACATGGGGCAGCAGATGAACATCACTTCCCAGGAAGATGATGAACTTGCTTCCATGGCCACAAAGACAATTG GTTCCTTCCTGGATAACAGCAGTGCAATGCTGGCCATAGCAGCCTGTACAGCTCTGGGGGAAATTGGGCGTAATGGCCTCCTGCTGATCCCTGCAGAGGGTGAGGGCTTGACTAAACTCTCTGTTGTAGAAAACCTGCTGGCCCGCATCCCCTCTGGCAAGGAGAGTACAAAG ATGAAAGAACGAGCCATCGTGACCTTGGGTTACCTGCCAGTGGGAGATGAAGACTTCCCTCATCAGAAGAAGCTACTGCAGGGACTTATGGATTCTGTAGAG GCCAAGCAGGTGGAGCTGCAATTCACAGTAGGAGAGGCCATAACAAGTGCTGCAATAGGGACCAGTTCTGGAGCTGCCAGAGACCCATGGACCTGCACTGAGGACCATTACACTCCACCACAGA ATGTAAAAAACAATGATGTGGTTCCTTGGGTCCTCAACGCCATCCTGACCAAGTATATAACCAGCCAAAACCCCCACGTCAGGCAGGCAGCCTGCATCTGGCTGCTCTCCCTTGTTAAGAAACTCAATCAGCACAAGGAAATTACG TCACATTTGAAAGAGATTCAGGGGGCATTTATCTCTGTTCTCTCAGACCCTGACG AGCTGAGTCAGGATGTGGCATCTAAAGGTCTTGGTCTAGTCTATGAGATGGGGGGAGAGGGTGACCAGCAGGAACTGGTGTCCACCCTTGTAGAAACGCTCATGACTGGTAAAAG AGTGAAACATGCAGTCTCAGGGGATACAGAGGTGTTCCAAGGAGAAGGTTTGGGGAAAACACCTGAGGG TCATGGTTTGTCCACATACAAGGAGCTCTGTTCATTGGCCAGTGACCTGAACCAACCAGATCTTGTGTACAAATTTATGAACCTAGCCAATCATCATGCCATGTGGAACTCGCGCAAG GGAGCAGCTTTTGGTTTCCACATTATTGCAGCTAAGGCCGGAGAACAGCTGGCTCCATTCCTGCCCCAGATAATTCCTCGTCTGTACCGCTACCAGTTTGATCCCAACCTGAGCATTCGCCAGGCCATGACGAGCATCTGGGATGCCTTGGTCACTGATAAGACCCTG GTGGACAAGTATCTTAAGGAGATCCTGCAGGATGTAATTTCTAATTTGACCAATAACAcctggagagtgagagagtCCAG ctgcctgGCCTTAAATGACCTGATTCGAGGCCGTCAGGCCGATGACCTTATTGATCACCTTGCAGAAATGTGGGAGACCCTGTTTAGAGTCCTTGATGACATCAAG gagTCTGTGAGGAAGGCtgcagacctaacactgaaaacactcaGTAAG GTGTGCACTCGTATGTGCGAGTCTACAGGCTCTGGAGCCCAGAAAACTGTGGCAGTGATTTTGCCTACCCTGCTGGAAAAAGGAATCGTtagcaatgttgcagaggttcGCTCTCTCAG TATCCAGACTCTGGTAAAGATCAGTAAGACTGCCGGTGCCAGACTAAAGCCCCATGCTTCCCGGTTAATCCCAGCTCTTTTGGAGGCTCTCAGCACCCTGGAGCCTCAGGTCCTCAACTACCTCAGTCTCCGTGCCACAGAGCAGGAAAAG AGTGCCATGGATGCTGCCAGGCTGAGTGCTGCCAAGTCCTCTCCAATGATGGAGACTGTtaacatg TGTCTGCAGCACCTGGATGTTGCTGTTCTGGGAGAACTGGTTCCTAGACTCTGTGAGCTGCTTAAGAGTGGAGTAGGTTTGGGCACCAAG GGTGGCTGTGCTAGTGTAATTGTTTCCCTCACAGTGCAGTGTCCCCAGGATCTGACCCCACACTCAG GTAAACTGATGATTGCCCTGCTAAATGGCATCCATGACAGAAGCACTGTAGTACAGAAGGCTTATGCCTTTGCTTTGGGACACCTAGTCAGG ACAGCAAAAGACAGCAGTGTAGAAAAACTACTACTGAAACTCAACACCTGGTACTTGGAGAAAGAGG AGCCTGTGTACAAGTCATCGTGTGCACTGACAGTACATGCCATCAGCCACTACAGTCCAGATGTGCTGAAAGGCCATGCGGGAGTGGCCCTGCCACTGGCCTTCCTGGGAATGCATCAGGCACCAGGTCCCGAtgaggagaaaggagagagcCATGATGCCACACTGTGGAGTGAAGTGTGGCAGGAGAACGTTCCAG gaaGCTTTGGAGGCATCAGACTCTATATGACCGAGCTGATCGCCATCACACAGAAAGCGCTGCAGTCCCAGTCCTGGAAGATGAAGGCTCAGGGTGCAGCTGCTATGGCAACTGTTGCCAAAGAACAGACAGGCTCACTGGTGGCACCACACCTTGGCTTGGTGCTGACAGCTTTAATGCAGGGTCTGTCTGGACGCACATGGGCTGGCAAG GAGGAGCTTTTGAAAGCCATTGGATCTGTAGTGTCTAAATGCAG CGCGGAGCTACAGAAGCCTTGCAGCGGCCAACCAACCATCTCTGAGGTGTTGGAGGTTGTGATGAAGGAATGCCGCAAGGAGAGTCTTGTGTACAAAATGGCTGCTCTGCGTTGTGCTGGAGACGTACTCCACAGCAGCCAGGAGGACCATTTCACCAACATGGCAGGGATCCTTTTCCCTCTAATCAAGAAG AGCAGTCCAGAGAGTGGTGCTGCATCCCCAAGGTCActggaggaagatgatgatgatgataaagatGTGAAGGAGAAAGCGCTGCAGACCGAAGCTCTTATTTGTGCTTTTGAGACTCTGGGAAAGAGTTGGCCCACAAAGCCCGAGACTCAGA CACGTTTCCAGATGGAGGTGTGCAGCCTAATGTGCGAGAAGCTCAAACTGAGCACTTGGAAAGTGCAGCTGGCTGTTCTACATTCTATGAAGGCATACTTCCAGGG GTTACTGCTGCTAGAGAAGGGTAATGAGGACCTGAATTCATTGTCACAGATCCTCACAGAGACCTGTGCTGCTCTCACATACCCTTTAG AAAATAAGAGTTACTCCTCTGTGAGGACGGAGGCCTTATCAGTTGTGGATCTGATCGTTAAGAGAACTGGAG AGAGTGAACAGTgggattgtgtgtctgtgaagagCCGGGAGCAGCTGCAGCGTTCCCTGTCGACGCTGCAGTCCGACAGCAGACCTGACCTGCGGGATAAAGCCCAGGAGCTGCGCAGACACATCCAAAGCCAACCTTGA